The following coding sequences are from one Biomphalaria glabrata chromosome 8, xgBioGlab47.1, whole genome shotgun sequence window:
- the LOC106067649 gene encoding alpha-amylase-like produces the protein MVLPVFIFLIFDIVFGQLPYHDPHCNNKQVIVHLFNWKWTDIAQECERFLGPKGFCGVQISPPNEHLVEQPIRPWSERYAPVSYKLTSRSGTEAELRDMVLRCKRAGVRIYVDIVINHMAGVGFSGVGSAGSHFDANKREFSGVPYSVLDFNMVGRCPNADNNIHNFNDVNDIRNCNLGGLTDLWQEKEWVRAKIADYMNSLVDIGVAGFRVDAAKHMWPGDLEVIWSRVRDVDGGRPFVYLEVYAGGIIPSSEYFGLGYVTEFTYGNQVREAVNNFNNLRGVVHLDWGMAPTEHAFVFVDNHDNQRNGQLHYDNPVEYKRAVAFTLAFNYGFARVMSSYYFTEHAQPPPHDGDIIKDVTINADGSCGNGWVCEHRWKVITNMVRYRNDVLNTGIENWNVQGDVMWFTRGNVGFFAMGKTNFNKHIYTGLPAGQYCDLISDCAKKFNVDSNGMADISPHDGNEPFVAFTTKSKDMTANSPPSSDESVYIPPLNSDFKRTIILIKANLTSGQDLFIRGGIDHKRRAGCDVDAKASPCSIPIRHSLQGNSSYYDKFNIWSKGDDFLDWYGTELYQGEYNHQRPYGTPAVLTSNKPEDQGYNPFNRFGPGYWIVDVDMDCARTDDGYFEVKAMVGGAWEQKVVSQTCAGDGGSEWPYETTNHWARCGHLNVFKLGSDTCHIYTLNL, from the exons ATGGTTCTaccagtttttattttcttaatttttgaCA TCGTGTTTGGTCAATTACCGTACCATGACCCACACTGCAACAACAAGCAGGTCATCGTCCACCTCTTCAACTGGAAGTGGACAGATATAGCTCAAGAGTGTGAGCGTTTTCTTGGCCCGAAAGGTTTCTGCGGAGTACAG ATCTCCCCGCCAAATGAACATTTAGTGGAGCAGCCGATAAGGCCATGGTCTGAGAGGTACGCCCCGGTCAGTTATAAGCTGACCAGCAGAAGTGGAACAGAAGCAGAACTGAGAGACATGGTCCTGAGATGTAAGAGGGCTGGCGTAAG AATATATGTTGATATCGTTATCAACCACATGGCAGGTGTAGGCTTCAGCGGGGTGGGGTCTGCCGGGAGCCATTTCGATGCCAACAAGAGGGAGTTTTCCGGAGTGCCCTATAGCGTTTTGGACTTCAACATGGTGGGGCGGTGCCCTAACGCCGACAACAACATACACAA CTTCAATGATGTAAACGACATTCGAAATTGTAACCTGGGTGGACTGACGGACCTGTGGCAGGAGAAAGAATGGGTCCGCGCAAAAATCGCCGACTACATGAATAGCCTGGTGGACATTGGAGTGGCCGGCTTCAGGGTGGACGCTGCCAAACACATGTGGCCTGGTGACCTGGAGGTCATCTGGTCGAGG GTCCGCGATGTAGATGGAGGTCGACCTTTCGTCTACCTTGAGGTCTATGCTGGCGGCATCATCCCATCTTCTGAGTACTTCGGTCTAGGCTACGTCACAG AGTTTACTTACGGGAACCAAGTGAGAGAGGCGGTAAACAACTTCAACAATCTCAGGGGCGTCGTTCATCTTGACTGGGGGATGGCGCCTACGGAGCACGCTTTTGTCTTCGTGGATAACCACGACAACCAGAGAAACGGCCAGCTTCATTATGAT AATCCAGTAGAGTATAAACGTGCTGTGGCCTTCACCTTAGCTTTTAACTACGGCTTCGCGCGGGTGATGAGCAGTTATTACTTTACTGAGCATGCGCAGCCCCCACCTCACGACGGTGACATCATCAAGGACGTCACAATCAACGCAGACGGATCGTGCGGCAATGGATGGGTGTGCGAACACAG GTGGAAGGTGATCACCAACATGGTGCGGTACAGGAATGACGTCCTGAACACGGGCATCGAGAACTGGAACGTCCAGGGAGACGTCATGTGGTTCACTCGAGGCAACGTTGGATTCTTTGCAATGGGCAAAACTAACTTCAACAAGCACATATATACTG GTCTCCCAGCTGGTCAATACTGTGACCTCATTAGTGATTGCGCCAAAAAATTCAACGTCGACAGCAACGGCATGGCCGACATCAGCCCCCACGATGGAAATGAGCCCTTTGTTGCCTTCACTACAA aGAGTAAGGACATGACAGCAAACTCACCTCCATCTTCTGATGAGTCAGTCTACATCCCCCCTCTCAACTCAGACTTCAAAAGAACTATCATTCTGATAAAAGCTAACCTGACCAGTGGACAGGACCTGTTCATACGCGGGGGCATTGACCACAAGCGTAGAGCTG GTTGTGATGTTGATGCCAAGGCTAGTCCTTGCAGTATTCCGATACGCCACTCTCTTCAAGGCAACTCTTCATACTACGACAAG TTTAACATATGGTCAAAGGGAGATGATTTCTTGGATTGGTATGGTACAGAGTTGTACCAAGGGGAATACAATCACCAGAGGCCTTATGGGACACCAGCAGTATTGACCAGCAACAAGCCTGAAGATCAAGGCTACAACCCATTCAATAG ATTTGGACCTGGATACTGGATTGTTGATGTGGACATGGATTGTGCAAGAACAGACGATGGATACTTTGAAGTCAAAGCCATGGTGGGTGGGGCCTGGGAACAAAAAGTGGTCAGCCAAACGTGTGCTGGAGATGGAGGAAGTGAATGGCCATATGAAACAACAAACCACTGGGCAAGATGTGGCCATCTTAATGTCTTTAAATTAGGCTCTGACACGTGTCATATATACACATTGAatctgtaa